A section of the Solitalea canadensis DSM 3403 genome encodes:
- the rpsL gene encoding 30S ribosomal protein S12, giving the protein MPTIQQLVRKGRVALVDKSKSPALDSCPQRRGVCTRVYTTTPKKPNSAMRKVARVRLTNGKEVNAYIPGEGHNLQEHSIVLIRGGRVKDLPGVRYHIVRGALDTSGVDGRNQRRSKYGTKRPKPGQAPAAAGKKKK; this is encoded by the coding sequence ATGCCTACTATTCAGCAATTAGTAAGAAAAGGTAGAGTAGCTCTGGTTGACAAGAGTAAGTCGCCAGCGTTGGATTCATGTCCACAGCGAAGAGGAGTATGTACCCGTGTATATACCACTACCCCAAAAAAACCTAACTCAGCAATGCGTAAAGTTGCCCGTGTTCGTTTAACAAACGGTAAAGAGGTTAACGCATACATCCCAGGTGAAGGTCACAACTTACAAGAGCACTCGATCGTATTGATTCGTGGTGGTCGTGTGAAAGATTTACCAGGTGTACGTTACCACATCGTTCGTGGAGCATTGGATACTTCAGGTGTTGATGGCCGTAACCAACGTCGTTCGAAGTACGGTACAAAACGTCCTAAACCAGGTCAAGCTCCAGCAGCAGCCGGTAAAAAGAAGAAGTAA
- the rpsG gene encoding 30S ribosomal protein S7, giving the protein MRKATPKKRIILPDPKFNDVMVTRFVNHMMWDGKKSIAYDIFYKAVELVEKKTSENGLETWKKALANIMPAVEVKSRRVGGANFQVPTEVRPGRKTALGMKWMILYARRRGEKTMNERLAGEIIAAAKGEGAAVKKKEDTHKMAEANKAFSHFRF; this is encoded by the coding sequence ATGAGAAAGGCAACCCCTAAAAAGCGCATTATTTTGCCTGATCCTAAATTCAATGACGTAATGGTAACCCGTTTCGTTAATCATATGATGTGGGATGGTAAAAAGAGTATTGCGTACGATATTTTCTACAAAGCAGTTGAGTTAGTAGAGAAAAAAACAAGTGAAAACGGATTAGAGACTTGGAAAAAAGCATTGGCTAACATTATGCCAGCTGTAGAGGTTAAAAGCCGCCGTGTAGGTGGAGCTAACTTCCAGGTTCCTACAGAAGTTCGTCCTGGTCGTAAAACGGCTTTAGGAATGAAATGGATGATCCTTTATGCTCGTCGTCGTGGTGAGAAAACTATGAACGAGCGTTTAGCGGGTGAAATCATTGCAGCAGCTAAAGGTGAAGGTGCGGCAGTTAAGAAAAAAGAGGATACTCACAAAATGGCTGAGGCTAACAAAGCATTCTCACACTTCCGTTTCTAA
- a CDS encoding sensor histidine kinase: MNHCSVRYPILAFCFILTGFMIACKKENPPFNEFKKVLSPIAIEELYKKGNRTSLSDSINYYSKHLLEVSTDNNDAYIKGKTLEAKYLWRTGQHQKAITSAMEGLKEAHLNNNTKQIPWLHAILANVFKEKESYSLAMENAKKGLDQAITSKDTVNIIYLMRVNAMIWRGYGMVTNNENYINKSITTHLEGLKLAESSPKYKLERPGYYSNISQFYLEHRNDFESAIYYGLKGHEISTKNNDFSNLSYISSWLGIAYYKKGDNKRGEHYLNEALIASQKTKRIFREMEIYREFSEYNALNGNYKASLDYLKRYNSIHDSLGVVDNLKAINELEVQYKSELKDKQIALLNQIEKNNTAKFTLAIVVLSIVVISIIILSFQYRQIRNNNKKIVQQADKLQLLLKELHHRVKNNLQIISSLLSLQSNRLVDEDVKKVVQTGQQRIEAMSLIHRNLYQLNNPGMVNMKEYITDLCESLSKSFGFSLDDLQLKIEIDLDELDVDKAIPLGLIINEWITNAFKYAYEDVKRPELTISLTLEEGIKLSIEDNGPGLPTEKWENPQSSFGLKLVKVLSKQLNGHFKLDNTKGTLFSLNIPMAS, encoded by the coding sequence TTAAGCGATTCCATTAATTATTATTCAAAACATTTGCTAGAGGTTTCAACAGATAATAACGATGCTTATATCAAAGGGAAAACTCTTGAAGCCAAATATTTATGGAGAACGGGGCAACATCAAAAGGCGATTACCTCAGCAATGGAAGGATTAAAAGAGGCACATCTAAATAACAATACAAAGCAAATTCCTTGGTTACATGCCATTTTAGCTAATGTTTTCAAAGAGAAAGAGAGCTATTCATTAGCAATGGAAAATGCAAAAAAAGGTCTTGATCAGGCAATTACTTCAAAAGACACTGTAAATATTATTTACCTGATGAGGGTAAATGCTATGATCTGGAGGGGTTATGGTATGGTGACAAATAATGAAAACTATATTAATAAATCTATCACCACACATCTTGAAGGATTAAAACTTGCAGAAAGCTCACCTAAGTATAAACTTGAACGTCCCGGATATTATAGTAATATTTCTCAGTTTTATCTTGAACATAGGAATGATTTTGAAAGTGCTATATATTATGGATTAAAAGGTCATGAAATAAGTACCAAGAATAACGACTTTAGTAACCTGTCATACATAAGTAGTTGGTTAGGAATTGCTTATTACAAGAAAGGTGACAATAAAAGAGGTGAGCATTATTTAAATGAAGCACTAATTGCTTCACAAAAAACCAAACGTATTTTCAGGGAGATGGAGATTTATAGGGAATTCTCAGAATATAATGCCCTTAATGGTAACTATAAAGCTTCATTAGATTATCTGAAAAGATACAACTCCATCCATGATTCACTTGGTGTAGTTGATAATCTTAAAGCAATTAATGAGTTGGAAGTTCAATATAAATCAGAACTGAAGGACAAACAAATTGCGCTGTTGAATCAGATCGAGAAGAATAATACTGCTAAGTTCACCTTAGCAATTGTAGTACTTTCCATTGTAGTAATATCTATCATCATATTAAGTTTTCAATATCGCCAGATTAGAAATAACAATAAAAAAATTGTTCAACAGGCAGATAAACTTCAGTTACTACTTAAAGAACTTCATCATCGTGTAAAAAACAACCTTCAAATCATATCAAGTCTGCTCAGCTTGCAGTCGAACCGACTGGTGGATGAGGATGTAAAAAAGGTTGTGCAAACCGGACAGCAACGTATTGAAGCAATGTCGCTTATTCACCGTAATCTCTATCAGCTCAATAATCCCGGAATGGTGAACATGAAAGAATACATTACTGATTTATGTGAGAGTTTGTCCAAAAGCTTCGGTTTTTCATTAGATGACCTTCAACTAAAAATTGAGATTGATCTGGATGAACTAGATGTTGATAAGGCCATTCCTTTAGGTTTGATTATTAATGAATGGATTACCAATGCATTTAAATATGCTTATGAAGATGTAAAAAGGCCGGAATTAACCATAAGTTTGACGCTTGAAGAAGGAATTAAATTATCAATTGAAGACAACGGACCTGGTTTACCAACGGAAAAATGGGAGAATCCTCAATCATCATTTGGTTTAAAACTGGTTAAAGTGTTAAGTAAACAACTAAATGGACATTTCAAACTTGATAATACTAAAGGAACATTGTTTAGTTTAAATATTCCAATGGCTAGCTAA
- a CDS encoding IS3 family transposase, with amino-acid sequence MRSYKAGSVRGGYPVKFVANTLGYSRQYFYKHCKEQALQAAQEAAVKKLVEKERKVLSRLGGRKLHHQLRDSFQAQQIKMGRDKLFDFLRNHQLLIWPKRRYVQTTMSKHWLRKYPNLLKNRTVDQPDQVWVSDITYLKTDEGNCYLNLVTDVYSRKIMGYVVADSMEAVQMKQALQMAIKHRQTKTDGLIHHSDRGLQYCSAEYVGLASSHAITMSMTEQSDPYENALAERMNRTLKEEFGLGNRLKSKLHAKLLAEEAVNLYNNYRPHLSLQMQTPQCVYKQKSQLLMQLGSV; translated from the coding sequence ATCCGAAGCTACAAAGCAGGCTCAGTCAGAGGAGGATATCCCGTCAAATTTGTAGCAAACACTTTAGGTTATAGCCGACAATACTTTTACAAGCACTGTAAAGAGCAGGCTTTACAAGCAGCGCAAGAAGCTGCCGTAAAGAAACTGGTTGAAAAAGAACGGAAAGTTTTATCACGCTTAGGTGGACGGAAATTGCATCATCAGCTTCGGGATAGCTTTCAGGCTCAGCAGATCAAAATGGGCAGGGATAAACTCTTTGACTTCTTACGTAATCATCAGTTGTTGATTTGGCCTAAACGGCGGTATGTGCAAACCACTATGTCCAAACATTGGCTCAGGAAATATCCCAATTTGCTTAAAAACAGAACGGTTGATCAGCCTGATCAGGTTTGGGTAAGTGATATCACCTATTTAAAAACGGATGAGGGCAACTGCTATCTAAACTTGGTGACCGACGTCTATAGCCGAAAGATTATGGGTTATGTAGTAGCAGATAGCATGGAAGCAGTCCAGATGAAGCAAGCCCTTCAAATGGCCATTAAACACCGCCAAACAAAAACGGATGGATTGATTCATCATTCAGACAGAGGATTGCAATACTGTAGTGCAGAATACGTGGGCCTTGCCAGTTCACATGCAATTACCATGAGCATGACCGAACAGTCCGATCCGTATGAAAATGCGCTGGCAGAGCGAATGAACAGAACGTTAAAAGAAGAATTTGGCTTAGGGAATAGGCTGAAATCTAAGCTTCATGCAAAATTATTAGCAGAAGAAGCCGTAAATTTATACAACAACTATCGTCCGCATTTATCTTTGCAAATGCAAACACCTCAGTGTGTTTATAAACAAAAATCCCAGCTACTTATGCAACTGGGATCTGTATAA
- the rpsJ gene encoding 30S ribosomal protein S10 — translation MSQRIRIKLKSYDYNLVDKSADKIVKTVKPTGAVVSGPLPLPTEKKIFTVLRSPHVNKKAREQFQLCSYKRLLDIYSSNAKTVDALMKLELPSGVEVEIKV, via the coding sequence ATGAGCCAAAGAATTCGTATTAAATTAAAATCTTACGATTACAACTTAGTTGATAAATCAGCTGATAAAATCGTAAAAACTGTTAAGCCTACTGGCGCAGTAGTTAGCGGACCACTTCCGTTACCAACAGAGAAAAAAATCTTCACTGTACTTCGTTCTCCACACGTTAACAAAAAAGCACGTGAGCAGTTCCAATTATGTTCTTACAAACGTTTATTGGATATCTATAGCTCTAACGCTAAAACTGTTGACGCGTTGATGAAACTTGAATTACCTTCAGGTGTTGAAGTTGAGATCAAAGTGTGA
- the fusA gene encoding elongation factor G, translated as MSRDLKYTRNIGIAAHIDAGKTTTTERILYYAGVNHKIGEVHEGASTMDWMVQEAERGITITSAATTVFWPYRGNKYQVNVIDTPGHVDFTVEVNRSLRVLDGLVFLFSAVDGVEPQSETNWRLADNYNVARIGFVNKMDRSGADFLKVVKQVKDMLGSNAIPLQLPIGAEESFKGVVDLINNRGLVWNEHDKGMTFTEVPIPEDMLDEVAEWREKLLESVAEYDETLMEKFFEDPNSITEREVLDALRQAVLDAKIVPMVCGSSFKNKGVQTMLDYVMELLPSPMDQEAVKGTNPDTGEEISRKPDVKEPFAALAFKIATDPFVGRLCFIRVYSGNLEAGSYVYNARSENKERISRIFQMHANKQNPIPNVGAGDIAAIVGFKDIKTGDTLCDEKNPIVLEAMDFPEPVIGLAIEPKTQADVDKLGMALAKLAEEDPTFRVQTDEDTGQTVISGMGELHLEIIVDRLRREFKVECNQGAPQVSYKEAITGSVTHREVYKKQSGGRGKFADIQIEISPITEEGKSGLQFVNEIVGGSIPREFIPSIEKGFKSAMANGVLAGYEVTDMKVRLFDGSFHAVDSDALSFEICARSAFREALPKARPVLMEPIMKVEVLTPEENMGDVMGDLNKRRGQLEGMDTRAGAQVIKAKVPLSEMFGYVTILRTITSGRATSTMEFSHYAEAPKNVAEEVIAKVKGKKANA; from the coding sequence ATGTCAAGAGATTTAAAATACACAAGAAACATCGGGATCGCAGCTCACATTGATGCTGGTAAAACCACAACAACTGAGCGTATCCTTTATTATGCAGGTGTGAACCACAAAATTGGTGAGGTACACGAAGGTGCTTCAACAATGGACTGGATGGTACAGGAAGCAGAACGTGGTATCACTATCACTTCAGCGGCTACTACAGTTTTCTGGCCGTACAGAGGTAACAAATACCAGGTAAACGTTATCGATACCCCAGGTCACGTGGACTTTACCGTAGAGGTAAACCGCTCACTTCGTGTATTGGACGGATTAGTGTTCTTGTTCTCAGCTGTTGATGGTGTTGAGCCTCAATCAGAGACTAACTGGCGCTTGGCTGACAACTATAATGTAGCTCGTATCGGTTTCGTTAACAAAATGGATCGTTCTGGAGCTGACTTCTTAAAAGTTGTTAAACAGGTTAAAGATATGTTAGGTAGCAACGCAATTCCTTTGCAGTTACCTATCGGAGCGGAAGAATCATTCAAAGGTGTAGTTGACTTGATCAACAACCGTGGTCTTGTATGGAATGAGCACGATAAAGGTATGACCTTTACTGAAGTGCCTATTCCTGAAGATATGCTTGATGAAGTTGCTGAGTGGAGAGAGAAATTATTAGAATCTGTTGCGGAATACGATGAGACTTTGATGGAGAAATTCTTCGAAGATCCTAATTCAATTACTGAGCGTGAAGTATTAGACGCTTTACGTCAGGCTGTATTGGATGCTAAAATCGTTCCAATGGTTTGTGGTTCATCTTTCAAAAATAAAGGTGTACAAACCATGTTGGATTACGTAATGGAATTATTGCCTTCTCCAATGGATCAGGAAGCCGTTAAAGGTACTAACCCTGATACCGGTGAAGAAATTTCTCGTAAGCCAGATGTTAAAGAGCCATTTGCAGCTTTAGCATTTAAAATTGCAACTGACCCATTTGTAGGTCGTTTGTGTTTTATCCGTGTTTACTCAGGTAACTTAGAAGCAGGTTCTTACGTTTATAATGCTCGTTCAGAGAATAAAGAGCGTATTTCTCGTATCTTCCAAATGCACGCTAATAAGCAAAACCCTATTCCTAATGTAGGAGCAGGTGATATTGCTGCAATCGTTGGATTTAAAGATATCAAAACCGGTGATACTTTGTGTGATGAGAAAAACCCAATCGTTCTTGAAGCGATGGATTTCCCTGAGCCAGTTATCGGTTTAGCAATTGAGCCTAAAACTCAGGCTGACGTTGATAAGTTAGGTATGGCTTTAGCTAAATTAGCTGAGGAAGATCCTACCTTCCGTGTTCAAACTGACGAAGATACTGGTCAAACAGTTATCTCAGGTATGGGTGAGCTTCACTTAGAAATCATCGTTGACCGTTTGAGACGTGAGTTTAAAGTTGAGTGTAACCAAGGTGCTCCTCAAGTTTCTTACAAAGAGGCTATCACTGGTTCAGTTACTCACCGTGAGGTTTACAAAAAACAATCAGGTGGTCGCGGTAAATTTGCTGATATCCAAATTGAAATTTCTCCAATTACTGAAGAAGGTAAATCAGGCTTACAATTCGTTAACGAAATTGTGGGTGGATCAATTCCTCGTGAATTTATCCCTTCAATTGAGAAAGGTTTCAAATCAGCAATGGCGAATGGTGTATTAGCTGGTTACGAAGTTACAGATATGAAAGTTCGCTTGTTCGATGGTTCATTCCACGCTGTCGATTCAGATGCCTTGTCATTTGAGATCTGTGCTCGTTCTGCATTCCGTGAAGCATTACCAAAAGCTCGTCCTGTGTTAATGGAGCCTATCATGAAGGTAGAAGTTCTTACACCTGAAGAGAATATGGGTGATGTTATGGGTGACTTGAACAAACGTCGTGGTCAACTTGAAGGTATGGATACTCGTGCTGGTGCACAAGTAATCAAAGCTAAAGTTCCATTGAGCGAAATGTTTGGTTATGTAACCATTTTACGTACCATTACCTCTGGTCGTGCTACTTCTACTATGGAGTTCTCGCATTATGCAGAAGCTCCTAAAAACGTAGCTGAAGAAGTAATTGCTAAAGTAAAAGGCAAAAAAGCTAACGCATAA
- a CDS encoding IS3 family transposase, with amino-acid sequence MKDQEIKSYHRRTQKDYSLAFKLEIVDAVEKGELTYKQAQLRYGIQGRSTVLVWLRKHGRLDWKESELMKRDTPSKKIKELEKKLKRLEQEKEILNRAIDIADSQFHTDIRKKYLSLLSEATKQAQSEEDIPSNL; translated from the coding sequence ATGAAAGATCAGGAAATTAAGAGTTACCATCGAAGGACTCAAAAAGATTACAGTTTAGCCTTTAAACTGGAGATTGTGGACGCGGTAGAAAAAGGCGAACTTACATATAAGCAGGCGCAGCTTCGTTACGGAATCCAGGGAAGAAGCACTGTTTTGGTTTGGTTGCGAAAACATGGTAGATTAGACTGGAAAGAATCAGAGCTCATGAAACGCGATACGCCTAGTAAAAAAATAAAAGAACTGGAGAAAAAGCTCAAACGGCTGGAACAGGAAAAGGAAATACTGAACCGGGCCATCGATATAGCCGACAGCCAGTTTCATACCGATATTCGAAAAAAGTATTTGAGCCTGTTATCCGAAGCTACAAAGCAGGCTCAGTCAGAGGAGGATATCCCGTCAAATTTGTAG